A stretch of Halostagnicola kamekurae DNA encodes these proteins:
- a CDS encoding four-helix bundle copper-binding protein, producing MALQQLEHADEQMRECIDNCLEAAQVCEWCADACADEGEEMARCIRLCRDVADLATLHARFMARDSGYHGELASICADACEECAEECEQHDHDHCQACAEILPECAESCREMASA from the coding sequence ATGGCACTCCAACAACTCGAGCACGCAGACGAGCAGATGCGAGAGTGTATCGACAACTGTCTCGAAGCCGCGCAGGTCTGTGAGTGGTGTGCGGACGCCTGCGCGGACGAGGGCGAGGAGATGGCCCGCTGTATCCGACTCTGCCGCGACGTGGCCGACCTGGCGACGTTACACGCGCGGTTCATGGCTCGAGACTCGGGCTATCACGGCGAGCTGGCGTCGATCTGTGCGGACGCCTGCGAGGAGTGTGCAGAGGAATGCGAACAGCACGACCACGACCACTGTCAGGCCTGCGCAGAGATCCTGCCCGAGTGCGCCGAGAGCTGTCGGGAGATGGCGTCGGCCTAA
- the hisE gene encoding phosphoribosyl-ATP diphosphatase, producing the protein MDETLAELFAVIEDRKETLPDDSYTASLFTHEKGENAVLEKLGEESTELVLAAKDDDREEIAYEAADIVYHLLVLLSMKDMDLTELEDELEARR; encoded by the coding sequence ATGGACGAGACACTCGCGGAGCTGTTCGCCGTCATCGAAGACCGCAAGGAAACGCTACCCGACGACTCCTACACCGCGTCGCTGTTCACCCACGAAAAGGGGGAAAACGCCGTGCTGGAGAAACTCGGCGAGGAATCGACCGAACTGGTGTTGGCCGCCAAAGACGACGACCGCGAGGAGATCGCCTACGAGGCCGCCGATATCGTCTATCATCTACTCGTTTTGCTCTCGATGAAAGATATGGACCTCACAGAGCTCGAGGACGAACTCGAAGCGCGCCGGTAG
- a CDS encoding TIGR00341 family protein, whose product MRLVQLTIPTGKRQTLLETLDEKGVDYVVTEETSDRDYTAVAYFPLPAAAVEPVLDSLQEQGVDEDAYTVVVDAETVISRRFEALREEYENGDVESERISRQELQAEAESLTPSFEVYVTMTVVSAIVATAGLLLDSAAVVVGSMVIAPLIGPALGASVGSVIDDEELFLSSLKYQLMGVVLAIAAAAIFAWTVRVTYVVPPGLDISSVDEIAERLAPDLLSLVIALGAGVAGIVSISTGISVALVGVMIAAALIPPAATVGIALAWGQPSAAIGSTVLVLVNVLSVNLAGLLTLWYAGYRPENLFELRPTQRRVRRRAVGLIVIVLLFGVFLGGITYSSYSAATFEENTREDVQDLLEQPEYDGYQLLELEVVMDENYPFVRPERVIATVGGPPGETDPDLADELDDRVNRHGDGSIDVEVRFVEVAQR is encoded by the coding sequence GTGCGGCTCGTACAGCTGACGATACCGACGGGGAAACGACAGACCCTCCTCGAGACGCTCGACGAGAAGGGCGTTGACTACGTCGTCACCGAGGAGACGAGTGACCGCGATTACACGGCGGTCGCGTACTTCCCGCTCCCCGCGGCGGCGGTCGAACCGGTCCTCGATTCGCTACAGGAACAGGGGGTCGACGAGGACGCCTACACGGTCGTCGTCGACGCCGAGACCGTCATCTCACGCCGGTTCGAGGCCCTCCGTGAGGAGTACGAGAACGGAGACGTGGAATCGGAGCGGATCTCGAGACAAGAGCTGCAAGCCGAAGCGGAGTCGTTGACCCCCTCGTTCGAGGTCTACGTGACGATGACGGTCGTGAGCGCCATCGTCGCGACGGCCGGGCTGTTGCTCGATTCGGCGGCGGTGGTCGTCGGCTCGATGGTTATCGCCCCGTTGATCGGGCCGGCGTTGGGTGCCAGCGTCGGCTCCGTCATCGACGACGAGGAGCTGTTTCTCAGCAGTCTCAAGTACCAACTGATGGGCGTCGTGCTGGCAATCGCCGCGGCGGCGATATTCGCGTGGACCGTTCGAGTGACGTACGTCGTTCCCCCGGGGCTCGACATCTCGAGCGTCGACGAGATCGCAGAACGGCTCGCGCCGGACCTGCTCTCGCTCGTGATCGCACTCGGCGCCGGCGTCGCCGGGATCGTCTCCATCTCGACCGGGATCTCGGTCGCGCTCGTCGGCGTGATGATCGCGGCGGCGCTTATTCCGCCCGCCGCCACGGTCGGCATCGCGCTCGCGTGGGGCCAGCCCTCGGCGGCGATCGGCTCGACAGTGCTCGTGCTCGTCAACGTTCTGTCGGTGAACCTCGCGGGGCTGCTTACGCTCTGGTACGCGGGCTATCGCCCGGAGAACCTGTTCGAGCTTCGCCCGACACAGAGGCGGGTCCGCCGTCGAGCGGTCGGGCTGATCGTCATCGTTCTCCTCTTCGGGGTGTTTCTGGGCGGGATCACCTACAGCTCCTACTCGGCGGCGACCTTCGAGGAAAACACCCGCGAGGACGTTCAGGACCTCCTCGAGCAGCCCGAGTACGACGGCTACCAGCTGCTCGAACTCGAGGTCGTGATGGACGAGAATTATCCGTTCGTGCGCCCCGAACGAGTGATTGCGACGGTCGGTGGTCCTCCCGGCGAGACGGATCCGGACTTGGCCGACGAACTCGACGATCGGGTGAATCGTCATGGAGACGGCTCGATCGACGTCGAAGTCCGGTTCGTGGAAGTCGCCCAGCGGTGA
- a CDS encoding DUF389 domain-containing protein, whose product MRLVHVTVPDARQDAVRAALEDGQFTFTVIPTADDGVMFEIPVPSNAVGDVLDELEAAEVDIERYTVVASAEAAMTTTSETLEREYAGQYKPMTAIELRTKARDLSRDTASYAALMVLSALIATAGLLIGSPAIVVGSMVIAPIIGPALTASVGTVTGDGRMIADSLWMQLYGLVLAIAAATALAAVFRFAGFVPTDLDLPALELFGVRLAPNMLSLVVAVAAGLSAGIGLTTKGPTSIIGVMIAAALLPTAAATGISIAWIELELAIGTVILLCVTMVVINLAVLAVLVLLGYVSRERASPAGDLDRSLVATGLLALVVVALTLSVGFATVQQVGVDRQVAASVEETLEDPAYGNLTAVSVQTQYSDMSPYTGPRSVTVVVTQTGAADTETFATDVAETIEETTGEAIDVRVEPIQYESASTTAQ is encoded by the coding sequence GTGCGTCTCGTTCACGTCACCGTTCCAGATGCGCGCCAGGATGCAGTCCGGGCGGCGCTCGAGGACGGGCAGTTCACGTTCACTGTCATTCCGACCGCCGATGACGGCGTCATGTTCGAAATCCCGGTCCCGAGCAACGCGGTCGGTGACGTTCTCGACGAACTCGAGGCGGCCGAGGTCGATATCGAACGGTACACCGTCGTCGCCAGCGCCGAGGCGGCGATGACGACGACCTCGGAGACGCTCGAGCGTGAGTACGCGGGACAGTACAAGCCGATGACGGCGATCGAGCTTCGGACGAAAGCTCGCGACCTGAGCAGGGATACCGCCTCCTACGCGGCGTTGATGGTGTTGAGTGCGCTTATCGCAACCGCAGGATTACTAATCGGTTCGCCCGCGATCGTCGTCGGCTCGATGGTGATCGCGCCGATCATCGGGCCGGCGTTGACCGCCAGCGTCGGGACCGTGACCGGCGACGGAAGGATGATCGCCGATAGTCTCTGGATGCAACTCTACGGGCTCGTGTTGGCGATCGCTGCCGCAACGGCGCTCGCAGCGGTGTTTCGCTTCGCTGGCTTCGTCCCGACTGACCTCGACCTCCCGGCGCTCGAGCTGTTCGGCGTCCGACTCGCGCCGAATATGCTCTCGCTGGTCGTCGCCGTCGCGGCGGGGCTGTCCGCGGGGATCGGGCTGACGACGAAGGGGCCGACCTCGATAATCGGCGTCATGATCGCCGCCGCATTGCTTCCAACGGCCGCGGCGACGGGGATTTCGATCGCCTGGATCGAGCTCGAACTCGCGATCGGAACGGTAATTCTGTTGTGCGTGACCATGGTCGTGATCAATCTCGCGGTACTCGCCGTATTGGTTCTCCTCGGTTACGTCTCTCGAGAGCGCGCATCACCGGCGGGAGACCTCGATCGATCCCTCGTCGCGACGGGACTACTCGCACTGGTCGTCGTCGCGCTCACGCTCTCGGTCGGGTTCGCGACCGTCCAACAGGTCGGCGTCGACCGGCAGGTCGCAGCGTCGGTCGAGGAGACGCTCGAGGACCCCGCCTACGGCAATCTCACCGCGGTGTCCGTGCAAACGCAGTACTCAGACATGTCGCCGTACACCGGCCCGCGGAGCGTGACGGTCGTGGTAACCCAAACGGGCGCTGCTGATACCGAGACGTTCGCGACCGATGTCGCCGAAACCATCGAAGAAACCACTGGCGAGGCTATCGACGTTCGCGTCGAACCGATTCAGTACGAATCGGCGTCTACAACCGCCCAGTAA
- the engB gene encoding GTP-binding protein EngB yields the protein MFETRPNCEAEVALVGRSNVGKSTLMRELTGHSFDTGGKPGVTRSPNHYDWSAENFVLTDLPGFGFMSGVEEDHREQIKTDIVRYLEEYADKILVAVLVVDGKSVVDIIDRHTGPDSIPYDVEMFHFLQDLGVPTVVAVNKMDKVDDRDERLDDLAERLGLYPPWKQWQETIAPISAKRGQLEPLYEAVRTHLHEQERDDLFKFF from the coding sequence ATGTTCGAAACCCGCCCGAACTGCGAGGCCGAGGTCGCACTCGTCGGGCGCTCTAACGTCGGCAAGTCCACGCTCATGCGGGAACTGACCGGCCACTCGTTCGACACCGGCGGCAAGCCGGGCGTCACCCGGTCGCCGAACCACTACGACTGGTCGGCAGAGAATTTCGTCCTCACGGATCTCCCCGGATTCGGGTTCATGAGCGGCGTCGAGGAAGACCACCGCGAGCAGATCAAGACCGACATCGTTCGCTACCTCGAGGAGTACGCCGACAAGATCCTCGTCGCGGTGCTGGTCGTCGACGGCAAGAGCGTCGTCGACATCATCGACCGCCACACCGGGCCAGATTCGATCCCCTACGACGTCGAGATGTTCCACTTCCTGCAGGATCTGGGAGTGCCGACCGTCGTCGCCGTCAACAAGATGGACAAGGTCGACGACCGCGACGAGCGACTCGACGACCTCGCCGAACGCCTCGGCCTCTATCCGCCCTGGAAGCAGTGGCAAGAGACCATCGCGCCGATCAGCGCCAAGCGCGGCCAACTCGAGCCGCTGTACGAGGCCGTCCGCACCCACCTCCACGAACAGGAGCGCGACGATCTGTTCAAATTTTTCTAG
- the pdxT gene encoding pyridoxal 5'-phosphate synthase glutaminase subunit PdxT translates to MSLVAGVVAVQGDVSEHAAAIERASAARGESVEVREVRESGIVPDCDLLAMPGGESTTISRLVHSEGIAGEIRDHVAAGKPLFATCAGLIVASSDAGDDRVETLDLIDVTVERNAFGRQKDSFEAPLEVAGLADEEPFPAVFIRAPVIDDVGDAAVLASWDGNPVAVRDGPVVGTSFHPELTTDERIHELAFFETDGASVPGLE, encoded by the coding sequence ATGTCACTGGTAGCGGGCGTCGTCGCCGTGCAGGGCGACGTCTCCGAACACGCAGCCGCGATCGAGCGGGCGAGTGCGGCCCGCGGCGAATCCGTCGAGGTCCGCGAGGTCCGCGAATCGGGTATCGTCCCCGACTGTGACCTGCTCGCGATGCCCGGCGGGGAGTCGACGACCATCTCGAGGCTCGTCCACTCGGAGGGAATCGCCGGAGAGATTCGCGACCACGTCGCCGCCGGGAAGCCGCTGTTCGCGACCTGTGCCGGGCTCATCGTCGCCTCGAGCGACGCGGGCGACGACCGCGTCGAGACGCTCGATCTGATCGACGTGACCGTCGAGCGAAACGCGTTCGGTCGACAGAAAGACAGCTTCGAAGCGCCCCTCGAGGTGGCGGGGCTCGCGGACGAGGAGCCGTTTCCCGCCGTGTTCATCCGCGCGCCGGTCATCGACGACGTGGGCGACGCGGCGGTCCTCGCATCGTGGGACGGGAACCCGGTCGCGGTACGGGACGGCCCCGTCGTCGGAACGTCGTTTCATCCCGAGTTGACGACCGACGAACGGATTCACGAACTGGCGTTCTTCGAGACCGACGGCGCGTCGGTGCCAGGACTCGAGTAA
- a CDS encoding ABC transporter substrate-binding protein produces the protein MVRATNGDKTLTRRDCVKYSGSVIGGGILAGCVGDTSQESTPSDESYSVTMSPMGTVSFDSVPQNALASSTSNIDIVAALGHGSAVQSTSSPSTSTPSLEFYYSTLDVSTDWIDFKEAGNFSKETLYELDSDVHFLDPAYVNSLDDWSKSDIDEVEETVGPFFGNMYSRKHRQPPESWRDSYRYYTLWELTEKFAEVFEEQDRFAQLNTVRETLLSDIRSKLPASSDRPTVGMVYPRLSEDAFYIHKLNQPGYFFAHTRPLEAVDVFEDITADEFGGQLVDYEVLLQADPDVLIMNYGISSYYDVASIKQSLREHSVGSELTAVQNDRLYASGNPRQGPLMNLFQLEMTAKQLYPAEFGEWPGYVDGEPYPDLPTDEHLFDRQRVADIINGDF, from the coding sequence ATGGTTCGAGCGACTAACGGAGATAAAACCCTGACGCGGCGTGACTGTGTGAAGTATAGTGGGTCGGTGATTGGCGGTGGAATCCTCGCGGGTTGTGTCGGCGATACTTCTCAGGAATCGACACCGTCGGACGAGTCCTACTCGGTAACGATGTCACCGATGGGGACAGTCTCGTTCGATAGCGTCCCGCAGAACGCACTAGCGAGTTCGACGTCCAACATCGATATCGTCGCGGCTCTCGGACACGGTTCTGCGGTACAATCGACGTCGAGTCCGTCGACTTCCACTCCATCATTGGAATTTTATTACTCTACGCTGGATGTCTCAACCGATTGGATCGATTTCAAGGAGGCGGGCAATTTCAGTAAGGAAACGCTTTACGAACTCGACAGCGACGTTCACTTCCTCGATCCAGCGTACGTCAACTCACTCGACGACTGGAGCAAATCTGATATCGACGAGGTCGAAGAGACCGTCGGCCCTTTTTTCGGCAACATGTATAGCCGAAAGCACCGACAGCCGCCCGAATCTTGGCGCGATTCCTATCGGTACTACACCCTCTGGGAGCTTACTGAAAAATTCGCCGAGGTATTCGAAGAGCAGGACCGATTTGCGCAATTAAACACCGTCAGAGAAACGCTTCTGTCTGACATACGATCGAAACTCCCCGCATCGAGTGACCGGCCTACTGTCGGGATGGTGTACCCGAGACTTTCGGAGGACGCTTTTTATATCCACAAACTCAACCAACCGGGGTACTTCTTCGCACACACTCGCCCGCTGGAAGCAGTCGATGTCTTCGAGGATATCACGGCAGACGAATTCGGTGGTCAACTCGTGGATTATGAGGTGCTGCTCCAGGCCGACCCGGACGTACTCATCATGAATTACGGAATCTCGTCGTACTACGACGTCGCTTCTATCAAGCAGTCCCTTCGCGAGCACAGTGTCGGGTCGGAACTAACCGCCGTTCAGAACGACCGTCTCTACGCTTCTGGCAATCCACGCCAGGGTCCGCTTATGAACCTCTTCCAGCTGGAGATGACTGCTAAACAACTGTATCCGGCAGAGTTTGGTGAATGGCCGGGCTACGTCGATGGTGAGCCGTATCCAGATCTCCCCACGGACGAACACCTGTTCGACCGCCAGCGGGTTGCAGACATCATCAACGGGGATTTCTAA
- a CDS encoding bifunctional nuclease family protein, translating into MNASIDAVRVAGTQQGPVPVLILAVDGEEDIVPIFIGFNEATSIARGLEAEDIGRPLTHDLLLDVMEELGGRVDRVVVNEIEERADGQGGTYIADIHVDTPRGETVIDARPSDSLALAARTNVPIEVTEAVFEDGRDDSEKFAELEDIRDVPGEL; encoded by the coding sequence ATGAACGCGTCCATCGACGCCGTCCGCGTCGCGGGCACCCAGCAGGGCCCGGTCCCGGTCTTGATCCTCGCCGTCGACGGCGAGGAGGACATCGTGCCGATCTTCATCGGCTTCAACGAGGCGACGAGCATCGCTCGAGGGCTCGAGGCCGAGGACATCGGACGGCCGCTGACCCACGACCTCCTGCTCGACGTGATGGAGGAACTCGGCGGGCGAGTCGATCGCGTCGTCGTCAACGAGATCGAAGAGCGCGCCGACGGACAGGGCGGCACCTACATCGCGGACATTCACGTCGACACGCCTCGCGGCGAAACCGTGATCGACGCCAGACCGAGCGATTCGCTCGCGCTCGCGGCCCGAACCAACGTCCCGATCGAGGTGACGGAGGCGGTCTTCGAGGACGGGCGAGACGACAGCGAGAAGTTCGCCGAACTCGAAGACATCCGTGACGTTCCCGGTGAATTATAA
- a CDS encoding NOG1 family protein → MIFEDLPTTPTSEELIDKAFSRAARSGNAKSGLEAQQSMLQTAANIMSDNLENVVTAWPDFEYDVDPFYYELADAILDVSITHSKESDGDEPTTGVDALRQSLSQVSWAGRKTREIHEEYQSRLRKTDVDTARKHRQQAFARLADIVEQVDEHLRVINDARNELRDLPEINADEPTIVVAGYPNVGKSSFVNDVTNARGETDSYPFTTTGIGLGHFERDHIRYQIVDTPGLLDRPPQERNEIESQAVSALEHLGDCVLVLLDPSGECGYPLESQLELRDAIEAQFEDAPVLTIGNKADRSRDVEADYYMSVETGENVERVLEAAIEAIDYEPELPFDG, encoded by the coding sequence ATGATTTTCGAAGACCTTCCGACGACGCCGACGTCGGAAGAGCTGATCGACAAGGCGTTCTCCCGGGCGGCCCGCTCGGGCAACGCCAAGAGCGGCCTCGAGGCCCAGCAGTCGATGCTCCAGACGGCGGCGAACATCATGTCGGACAACTTAGAGAACGTCGTGACCGCGTGGCCGGATTTCGAGTACGACGTCGACCCGTTTTACTACGAACTCGCAGACGCGATCCTCGACGTTTCCATCACCCACTCGAAGGAATCGGACGGCGACGAACCGACGACCGGCGTCGACGCCCTTCGCCAGAGCCTCTCGCAGGTCAGTTGGGCCGGCCGAAAGACCCGTGAGATCCACGAGGAGTACCAGTCGCGGCTCCGCAAGACCGACGTCGACACCGCACGGAAGCACCGCCAGCAGGCGTTCGCCCGACTCGCCGACATCGTCGAACAGGTCGACGAACACCTCCGGGTGATAAACGACGCGCGTAACGAACTCCGTGACCTGCCCGAGATCAACGCCGACGAACCCACCATTGTCGTCGCCGGCTACCCGAACGTCGGCAAATCCTCGTTCGTCAACGACGTGACCAACGCCCGCGGCGAGACGGACTCGTATCCCTTCACGACGACCGGGATCGGACTCGGACACTTCGAGCGGGACCACATCCGCTACCAGATCGTCGACACGCCGGGACTGCTCGACCGACCCCCACAGGAGCGAAACGAGATCGAATCGCAGGCCGTCAGCGCCCTAGAGCACCTCGGCGACTGCGTCCTCGTCTTGCTCGACCCCAGCGGCGAGTGTGGCTACCCCCTCGAGTCCCAACTCGAGTTGCGCGACGCCATCGAGGCCCAGTTCGAAGACGCGCCCGTCCTCACGATCGGCAACAAAGCGGACCGATCGAGAGACGTCGAGGCGGACTACTACATGAGCGTCGAAACCGGCGAGAACGTCGAGCGAGTGCTCGAGGCAGCGATAGAGGCAATAGACTACGAACCCGAACTCCCCTTCGACGGCTAA
- a CDS encoding DUF5518 domain-containing protein, producing the protein MTNWRAVFIGFLVAIVVSTLGLVLPGIGQLAGGLAGGFAAGFIAGGGLLRGFWHGLLAGSLGGIIGAFILGVVVGLTGLTLGPIGGLLGVGIFVFVAGLALIMAIESALAGAVGSLLAN; encoded by the coding sequence ATGACTAACTGGCGCGCCGTTTTCATCGGCTTTCTGGTCGCGATCGTCGTCTCGACTCTCGGGCTCGTACTCCCCGGGATCGGACAGCTCGCAGGCGGTCTCGCCGGCGGATTCGCCGCCGGGTTCATCGCCGGCGGCGGCCTGCTTCGGGGCTTCTGGCATGGCCTCCTCGCGGGCTCACTCGGAGGAATTATCGGCGCGTTCATCCTCGGCGTGGTCGTCGGTCTCACCGGTCTCACGCTGGGTCCGATCGGCGGCCTGCTCGGCGTCGGCATCTTCGTGTTCGTGGCGGGGCTCGCCCTGATCATGGCGATAGAGAGCGCGCTCGCCGGGGCGGTCGGCAGCCTGCTCGCAAACTGA
- a CDS encoding preprotein translocase subunit Sec61beta produces the protein MDKGQNTGGLMSSAGLIRYFDSEDSNAIRIDPKTVIATGVMLGVLVQLLTFVS, from the coding sequence ATGGATAAAGGACAGAACACTGGCGGGCTGATGTCCAGTGCCGGCCTCATCCGGTACTTCGACTCCGAAGACTCGAACGCGATTCGCATCGATCCCAAGACCGTCATCGCGACCGGCGTCATGCTCGGCGTGCTCGTCCAGTTGCTGACGTTCGTTTCGTAA
- the ddh gene encoding D-2-hydroxyacid dehydrogenase: MHIDIERLGVHESVATVFPARVLVDSLEDLPLEVDAIGDDEIAACDAVVTLEYDDAMLECAWIHSIQSGVDRFPFETLEAEDVILTNSTGIHGRSVGETVAGYLLAFARRLHDAVANQDDSRWEPPAWDEAFTISGTTACVVGTGTLGTGVADVLGSLGVRVTGVRRSTEPLPAFDEMYANDDLLEAISDADFVIATVPLTDETRHCFDAEAFAAMRDDAYFVNVARGSVVDEPALVEALEADDIAGAALDVFETEPLPEESPLWEFDEVIVSPHCAGFTRDYGSNVGEIVTENVARLERDDDLQNRVV; the protein is encoded by the coding sequence ATGCACATCGATATCGAACGACTCGGCGTCCACGAGTCGGTCGCGACCGTCTTTCCGGCCCGCGTGCTCGTCGACTCGCTCGAGGACCTCCCGCTCGAGGTCGACGCTATCGGCGACGACGAGATCGCGGCCTGCGACGCCGTCGTCACGCTCGAGTACGACGACGCCATGCTCGAGTGTGCGTGGATCCACTCGATCCAGTCGGGCGTCGACCGGTTTCCCTTCGAGACGCTCGAGGCCGAGGATGTGATTCTGACCAACAGCACGGGCATTCACGGCCGATCGGTCGGCGAGACGGTCGCAGGCTACTTGCTCGCGTTCGCCCGCCGGCTCCACGACGCCGTCGCGAATCAGGACGACAGCCGCTGGGAGCCCCCGGCGTGGGACGAGGCGTTCACGATCTCAGGAACGACGGCCTGCGTCGTCGGCACCGGGACGCTCGGCACCGGTGTCGCCGACGTGCTGGGATCGCTCGGGGTCCGCGTCACTGGCGTCCGCCGATCGACCGAACCGCTCCCGGCGTTCGACGAGATGTACGCGAACGACGACCTGCTCGAGGCGATTTCCGACGCGGATTTCGTGATCGCCACCGTTCCGCTGACCGACGAGACGCGCCACTGCTTCGACGCCGAGGCGTTCGCCGCGATGCGCGATGACGCGTACTTCGTCAACGTCGCCCGGGGCAGCGTTGTCGACGAACCGGCGCTGGTCGAGGCGCTCGAGGCCGACGATATCGCCGGTGCGGCACTGGACGTCTTCGAAACCGAACCGCTCCCCGAGGAATCGCCGCTCTGGGAGTTCGACGAGGTCATCGTCTCGCCCCACTGCGCGGGATTCACGCGAGACTACGGCTCCAACGTCGGCGAAATCGTCACCGAGAACGTGGCTCGGCTCGAGCGTGACGACGACCTGCAAAACAGGGTCGTCTGA